From the Leishmania donovani BPK282A1 complete genome, chromosome 30 genome, one window contains:
- a CDS encoding spliceosome-associated protein, putative, translated as MAKSKKEKKAARREREAHLKKISQRIQEKILLAEVATAEGEVEEIVYTLPPTPAELRAAEEEQERQQAAIAAEAEERAAAAAAAKAAQAAAAASAEKDEEDRVVLPSLDGGEGGAKGCRHSSSALSGRKHHRMTWEELKLRAAEMYGLEATELVDQHDGNAVDPLFTVRMKMEPHTVPVPHHWHLQRTFLSRQADREEAVGIVPAEVAALGIEKIRATKDKMATPNQVAFISCFMTGTPLQRKTYNVELSRCGDVFYEGKWRPKAHHTPGVLSKRLRQALGIGPTAPPPWLYSMQTMRRLPPAYPDLRIPGLNAPIPAGGQWGLGQDQWGEPPRAEDNSFLFPGVMDEAAAAGSTQAELRWGTVPPLVTSHEEVPSAAGASSPGAASPAPATAAQALPRPTPAAGRPVITPVPFQPQAYVPQQAVPAARVTPQEYVQVKDNTTNSTVAVGYMMMPKDGVQSQPPPSRYPPAQGS; from the coding sequence ATGGCCAAGtcgaagaaagagaaaaaggcggCTCGCCGTGAGCGCGAGGCGCATCTGAAGAAGATCAGTCAGAGAATACAGGAGAAGATTttgctggcggaggtggcgacCGCGGAGGGCGAGGTCGAGGAGATTGTATACACGCTGCCCCCCACCCCGGCAGAGCTGagggcggcggaggaagagcaggagCGCCAGCAAGCCGCGATTGCGgcggaggccgaggagagagccgccgccgctgctgcagcgaaggcggcgcaggcggcagcggctgccagcGCGGAGAAGGATGAAGAGGATCGAGTTGTGCTCCCGTCCTTGGAtggaggcgagggcggcgcgaaGGGCTGCCGacactcctcctccgccctcaGCGGTCGCAAGCATCACAGGATGACGTGGGAGGAGCTGAAGCTGCGGGCGGCAGAGATGTACGGCCTTGAGGCCACGGAGCTGGTCGACCAGCacgacggcaacgccgtTGACCCTCTCTTCACGGTGCGCATGAAGATGGAGCCGCAcacggtgccggtgccgcacCACTGGCATCTGCAGCGCACCTTCCTATCTCGTCAGGCGGACCGTGAGGAGGCGGTAGGCATTGTGCCGGCAGAGGTCGCCGCTCTCGGTATCGAGAAGATTCGCGCCACCAAGGATAAGATGGCGACTCCGAACCAGGTCGCCTTCATCTCGTGCTTCATGACGGGCacgcctctgcagcgcaaGACTTACAACGTCGAGCTGAGCAGGTGCGGGGATGTGTTCTACGAGGGCAAGTGGCGGCCAAAGGCTCACCACACACCGGGCGTCTTGTCGAAGAGGCTGCGGCAGGCACTCGGGATCGGCCcgacagcaccaccgccgtggcTGTACAGCATGCAAACAatgcgccgccttcctcccGCGTACCCAGACCTGCGCATACCCGGACTGAACGCGCCCATCCCTGCTGGTGGGCAGTGGGGCTTGGGACAGGACCAGTGGGgcgagccgccgcgcgcggAGGACAACTCCTTCCTCTTTCCGGGCGTCATGGacgaggccgctgccgccggctcCACCCAGGCCGAGCTGCGTTGGGGCACCGTTCCCCCCCTCGTCACATCACACGAGGAGGTGCCAAGTGCCGCCGGTGCATCCTCGCCCGGCGCTGCATCCCCTGCTCCCGCCACAGCGGCACAGGCCTTGCCGCGCCCCACTCCGGCTGCTGGCCGGCCTGTCATCACCCCCGTGCCCTTCCAGCCGCAAGCCTATGTCCCGCAGCAAGCCGTCCCGGCCGCGCGTGTCACGCCGCAGGAGTACGTGCAGGTGAAGGACAACACGACCAACTCCACCGTTGCTGTAGGGTACATGATGATGCCAAAGGACGGAGTGCAGTcgcagccaccaccgtcgcggtACCCACCCGCGCAGGGTTCTTGA